A part of Anas acuta chromosome 26, bAnaAcu1.1, whole genome shotgun sequence genomic DNA contains:
- the ANKLE1 gene encoding ankyrin repeat and LEM domain-containing protein 1 isoform X3 — protein sequence MPRRPPRVRAPRGVPGDTAPTLGHRVALGGADVSGGDGEGTASLDDTQILPRTPSQPSSPLGGSSSSPTVLLGPGDRDPPQDSPSDPRGSSSSISTVLLGPGDQRSPHNPPSDPQGPPSSVPTVLLGPGDRDPFQDSPHATNPRVLDPGSPPVPPSPTVCVPHRAVEHEGRVPGERHSPGPEATSPGDTAVPKGRARVPRVLSDEALRRRLRVLGEDPAPITEFTRRIYLQRLEKLSRSPEGHSPELAAALQTGHVPDCAQDERVLAQQFDRPDRSRHWREGLLKASFNYLLLDPRVTQDLPLRCHRLSPAECFRTFVKAVFYVGKGTRARPYCHLSEALSQYRAGTRKGCPKVRRILEIWGSGQGVISVHCFQSSVPAEAYTRESCVVEALGLQSITNQRKGNCYGAAASWPPERRRRLGVHMLHRAMRIFLAEGERQLRPADIQGGR from the exons ATGCCCCGGAGGCCCCCCAGGGTCAGAGCACCCAGGGGTGTCCCCGGGGACACCGCCCCCACCCTGGGGCACCGTGTCGCCCTTGGGGGTGCGGATGTGTCGGGGGGGGACGGAGAAGGCACGGCTTCCCTGGATGACACCCAGATcctccccaggacccccagccagcccagctcccccctggggggcagcagctccagccccacagtGCTGCTGGGTCCTGGGGACCGCGACCCCCCCCAGGACTCCCCATCAGACCCTCggggctcctccagctccatctCCACGGTGCTGCTGGGTCCTGGGGACCAAAGatccccccacaaccccccaTCGGATCCTCAGGGCCcccccagctctgtccccacAGTGCTGCTGGGTCCTGGGGACCGTGACCCCTTCCAGGACTCCCCCCATGCCACCAACCCCAGGGTGCTGGACCCGGGGAGCCCACCGGTGCCGCCCTCACCCACCGTCTGCGTCCCCCATCGCGCCGTGGAGCACGAGGGACGGGTGCCCGGCGAGCGGCACAGCCCTGGTCCAGAAgccaccagccctggggacaccgcGGTCCCCAAGGGGCGAGCACGGGTCCCACGGGTGCTCTCCGACGAGGCGCTCCGCCGGCGGCTGCGGGTGCTGGGGGAGGACCCCGCACCCATCACGGAATTCACCCGGCGCATCTACCTGCAGCGCCTGGAGAAGCTGAGCCGCAGCCCGGAGG GGCACAGCCCCGAGCTGGCGGCCGCACTGCAGACCGGCCACGTCCCCGACTGCGCCCAGGACGAGCGGGTGTTGGCGCAGCAATTCGACCGCCCCGACCGGAGCCGGCACTGGCGCGAGGGGCTGCTGAAAGCCAGCTTCAATTACCTCCTCCTCGACCCCAG GGTCACCCAGGACCTGCCGCTGCGCTGCCACCGCCTGAGCCCAGCGGAGTGCTTCAGGACCTTCGTCAAAGCCGTCTTCTACGTGGGCAAGGGGACGCGCGCCCGGCCCTATTGCCACCTCTCCGAGGCTCTGAGCCAGTACCGAGCAGGGACGAGGAAG GGCTGCCCCAAGGTGCGGCGCATCCTGGAGATTTGGGGGAGCGGGCAGGGCGTCATCTCCGTGCACTGCTTCCAGAGCAGCGTGCCGGCCGAGGCGTACACCAGGGAAAGCTGCGTGGTGGAGGCTCTGG GGCTGCAGAGCATCACCAACCAGCGGAAGGGGAACTGCTACGGCGCGGCGGCGAGCTGGCCACCCGAGAGGCGCCGGCGCCTGGGCGTGCACATGCTGCACAGGGCCATGCGCATCTTCCTGGCCGAGGGCGAGCGGCAGCTCCGGCCAGCGGACATCCAGGGTGGGCGCTGA
- the ANKLE1 gene encoding ankyrin repeat and LEM domain-containing protein 1 isoform X1: MSGGARGGLNGRGRARAPRGGMNGAGRREQGGGLRAPSPQELPTPHVAASRGCHQLKTGGYPDLRDQDGKRAVNLALPRGCRLRAPLLRAPLHVQGCPPAGDNPPPGCCCGWFRSAAAAPPPLGGPGAEPHPDPVAPWGPRRSLSFLTEDCSDAGPLSSTRLSQLGELEPGNSHGSGGAPAWPGCPPPASVPSFPLCPPRGSAFPPQPLASSTLLCAGDEPGQGTPRRTGTRGGPKPRTGARSPPRPLGCRGAGGSDCSSLGEEDSSTASECFVTAVETLEPSEAGGGQGEAGPQELPPQSPPVVEELPELLRGCTLQGSPPGTPRTPRSPAGLAAGGGTLQPPQFCHVTPRTKSRLQASAERLGASSSSSSLFDTTLEMPRRPPRVRAPRGVPGDTAPTLGHRVALGGADVSGGDGEGTASLDDTQILPRTPSQPSSPLGGSSSSPTVLLGPGDRDPPQDSPSDPRGSSSSISTVLLGPGDQRSPHNPPSDPQGPPSSVPTVLLGPGDRDPFQDSPHATNPRVLDPGSPPVPPSPTVCVPHRAVEHEGRVPGERHSPGPEATSPGDTAVPKGRARVPRVLSDEALRRRLRVLGEDPAPITEFTRRIYLQRLEKLSRSPEGHSPELAAALQTGHVPDCAQDERVLAQQFDRPDRSRHWREGLLKASFNYLLLDPRVTQDLPLRCHRLSPAECFRTFVKAVFYVGKGTRARPYCHLSEALSQYRAGTRKGCPKVRRILEIWGSGQGVISVHCFQSSVPAEAYTRESCVVEALGLQSITNQRKGNCYGAAASWPPERRRRLGVHMLHRAMRIFLAEGERQLRPADIQGGR, encoded by the exons ATGAGCGGCGGCGCGCGGGGGGGTTTGAATGGGCGGGGGCGCGCGCGCGCGCCGCGGGGCGGCATGAATGGAGCGGGGCGGCGCGAGCAGGGGGGGGGGCTACGAGCACC GTCCCCCCAGGAGCTCCCAACACCGCACGTCGCCGCGTCCCGGGGGTGCCACCAGCTGAAGACGGGGGGGTACCCGGATCTCCGCGACCag GATGGGAAGCGAGCCGTCAACTTGGCGCTGCCGCGGGGCTGCCGGCTGCGTGCACCGCTCCTGCGCGCCCCCCTGCACGTCCAGGGCTGCCCCCCTGCAGGGGATaacccccccccggggtgctgctgcGGCTGGTTTCggagcgctgctgctgctcctcctcctcttgggGGGCCGGGTGCTGAGCCCCATCCCGACCCCGTAGCCCCGTGGGGGCCCAGGCGCTCGCTGTCCTTCCTGACCGAGGATTGCTCCGACGCGGGGCCCCTGAGCAGCACCCGCCTGTCCCAGCTGGGTGAGCTGGAACCGGGGAACAGCCACGGGTCTGGGGGGGCCCCAGCGTGGCCGGGCTGTCCCCCGCCCGCCTCcgtcccctccttccccctgtgcccccccagggGCTCGGCtttccccccgcagcccctcgcctccagcaccctgctgtgtgctggggacGAGCCTGGGCAGGGAACCCCGAGAAGGACGGGGACGAGGGGGGGCCCCAAGCCCAGAACTGGGgccaggagccccccccggcccctgggttgcagaggggctgggggcagtgaCTGCAGCAGCCTCGGGGAGGAGgacagcagcacggccagcgAGTGTTTCGTCACCGCGGTGGAGACGTTGGAGCCCAgcgaggctggggggggccaGGGCGAAGCAGgaccccaggagctgcccccccagagccccccagttGTGGAGGAGCTGCCTGAGCTGCTCCGAGGCTGCACCCTCCAGGGCTCCCCTCCTGGCACCCCAAGGACCCCTCGCAGCCCGGCCGGTCTCGCTGCGGGGGGTGGCACCTTGCAGCCCCCCCAGTTCTGCCACGTCACCCCCCGCACCAAGAGCCGCCTCCAGGCCTCAGCGGAGCGGCTCGgcgcctcctcttcctcttcctccctctttgACACCACTCTGGAGATGCCCCGGAGGCCCCCCAGGGTCAGAGCACCCAGGGGTGTCCCCGGGGACACCGCCCCCACCCTGGGGCACCGTGTCGCCCTTGGGGGTGCGGATGTGTCGGGGGGGGACGGAGAAGGCACGGCTTCCCTGGATGACACCCAGATcctccccaggacccccagccagcccagctcccccctggggggcagcagctccagccccacagtGCTGCTGGGTCCTGGGGACCGCGACCCCCCCCAGGACTCCCCATCAGACCCTCggggctcctccagctccatctCCACGGTGCTGCTGGGTCCTGGGGACCAAAGatccccccacaaccccccaTCGGATCCTCAGGGCCcccccagctctgtccccacAGTGCTGCTGGGTCCTGGGGACCGTGACCCCTTCCAGGACTCCCCCCATGCCACCAACCCCAGGGTGCTGGACCCGGGGAGCCCACCGGTGCCGCCCTCACCCACCGTCTGCGTCCCCCATCGCGCCGTGGAGCACGAGGGACGGGTGCCCGGCGAGCGGCACAGCCCTGGTCCAGAAgccaccagccctggggacaccgcGGTCCCCAAGGGGCGAGCACGGGTCCCACGGGTGCTCTCCGACGAGGCGCTCCGCCGGCGGCTGCGGGTGCTGGGGGAGGACCCCGCACCCATCACGGAATTCACCCGGCGCATCTACCTGCAGCGCCTGGAGAAGCTGAGCCGCAGCCCGGAGG GGCACAGCCCCGAGCTGGCGGCCGCACTGCAGACCGGCCACGTCCCCGACTGCGCCCAGGACGAGCGGGTGTTGGCGCAGCAATTCGACCGCCCCGACCGGAGCCGGCACTGGCGCGAGGGGCTGCTGAAAGCCAGCTTCAATTACCTCCTCCTCGACCCCAG GGTCACCCAGGACCTGCCGCTGCGCTGCCACCGCCTGAGCCCAGCGGAGTGCTTCAGGACCTTCGTCAAAGCCGTCTTCTACGTGGGCAAGGGGACGCGCGCCCGGCCCTATTGCCACCTCTCCGAGGCTCTGAGCCAGTACCGAGCAGGGACGAGGAAG GGCTGCCCCAAGGTGCGGCGCATCCTGGAGATTTGGGGGAGCGGGCAGGGCGTCATCTCCGTGCACTGCTTCCAGAGCAGCGTGCCGGCCGAGGCGTACACCAGGGAAAGCTGCGTGGTGGAGGCTCTGG GGCTGCAGAGCATCACCAACCAGCGGAAGGGGAACTGCTACGGCGCGGCGGCGAGCTGGCCACCCGAGAGGCGCCGGCGCCTGGGCGTGCACATGCTGCACAGGGCCATGCGCATCTTCCTGGCCGAGGGCGAGCGGCAGCTCCGGCCAGCGGACATCCAGGGTGGGCGCTGA
- the ANKLE1 gene encoding ankyrin repeat and LEM domain-containing protein 1 isoform X2 gives MSGGARGGLNGRGRARAPRGGMNGAGRREQGGGLRAPSPQELPTPHVAASRGCHQLKTGGYPDLRDQDGKRAVNLALPRGCRLRAPLLRAPLHVQGCPPAGDNPPPGCCCGWFRSAAAAPPPLGGPGAEPHPDPVAPWGPRRSLSFLTEDCSDAGPLSSTRLSQLGELEPGNSHGSGGAPAWPGCPPPASVPSFPLCPPRGSAFPPQPLASSTLLCAGDEPGQGTPRRTGTRGGPKPRTGARSPPRPLGCRGAGGSDCSSLGEEDSSTASECFVTAVETLEPSEAGGGQGEAGPQELPPQSPPVVEELPELLRGCTLQGSPPGTPRTPRSPAGLAAGGGTLQPPQFCHVTPRTKSRLQASAERLGASSSSSSLFDTTLEMPRRPPRVRAPRGVPGDTAPTLGHRVALGGADVSGGDGEGTASLDDTQILPRTPSQPSSPLGGSSSSPTVLLGPGDRDPPQDSPSDPRGSSSSISTVLLGPGDQRSPHNPPSDPQGPPSSVPTVLLGPGDRDPFQDSPHATNPRVLDPGSPPVPPSPTVCVPHRAVEHEGRVPGERHSPGPEATSPGDTAVPKGRARVPRVLSDEALRRRLRVLGEDPAPITEFTRRIYLQRLEKLSRSPEGHSPELAAALQTGHVPDCAQDERVLAQQFDRPDRSRHWREGLLKASFNYLLLDPRVTQDLPLRCHRLSPAECFRTFVKAVFYVGKGTRARPYCHLSEALSQYRAGTRKSSVPAEAYTRESCVVEALGLQSITNQRKGNCYGAAASWPPERRRRLGVHMLHRAMRIFLAEGERQLRPADIQGGR, from the exons ATGAGCGGCGGCGCGCGGGGGGGTTTGAATGGGCGGGGGCGCGCGCGCGCGCCGCGGGGCGGCATGAATGGAGCGGGGCGGCGCGAGCAGGGGGGGGGGCTACGAGCACC GTCCCCCCAGGAGCTCCCAACACCGCACGTCGCCGCGTCCCGGGGGTGCCACCAGCTGAAGACGGGGGGGTACCCGGATCTCCGCGACCag GATGGGAAGCGAGCCGTCAACTTGGCGCTGCCGCGGGGCTGCCGGCTGCGTGCACCGCTCCTGCGCGCCCCCCTGCACGTCCAGGGCTGCCCCCCTGCAGGGGATaacccccccccggggtgctgctgcGGCTGGTTTCggagcgctgctgctgctcctcctcctcttgggGGGCCGGGTGCTGAGCCCCATCCCGACCCCGTAGCCCCGTGGGGGCCCAGGCGCTCGCTGTCCTTCCTGACCGAGGATTGCTCCGACGCGGGGCCCCTGAGCAGCACCCGCCTGTCCCAGCTGGGTGAGCTGGAACCGGGGAACAGCCACGGGTCTGGGGGGGCCCCAGCGTGGCCGGGCTGTCCCCCGCCCGCCTCcgtcccctccttccccctgtgcccccccagggGCTCGGCtttccccccgcagcccctcgcctccagcaccctgctgtgtgctggggacGAGCCTGGGCAGGGAACCCCGAGAAGGACGGGGACGAGGGGGGGCCCCAAGCCCAGAACTGGGgccaggagccccccccggcccctgggttgcagaggggctgggggcagtgaCTGCAGCAGCCTCGGGGAGGAGgacagcagcacggccagcgAGTGTTTCGTCACCGCGGTGGAGACGTTGGAGCCCAgcgaggctggggggggccaGGGCGAAGCAGgaccccaggagctgcccccccagagccccccagttGTGGAGGAGCTGCCTGAGCTGCTCCGAGGCTGCACCCTCCAGGGCTCCCCTCCTGGCACCCCAAGGACCCCTCGCAGCCCGGCCGGTCTCGCTGCGGGGGGTGGCACCTTGCAGCCCCCCCAGTTCTGCCACGTCACCCCCCGCACCAAGAGCCGCCTCCAGGCCTCAGCGGAGCGGCTCGgcgcctcctcttcctcttcctccctctttgACACCACTCTGGAGATGCCCCGGAGGCCCCCCAGGGTCAGAGCACCCAGGGGTGTCCCCGGGGACACCGCCCCCACCCTGGGGCACCGTGTCGCCCTTGGGGGTGCGGATGTGTCGGGGGGGGACGGAGAAGGCACGGCTTCCCTGGATGACACCCAGATcctccccaggacccccagccagcccagctcccccctggggggcagcagctccagccccacagtGCTGCTGGGTCCTGGGGACCGCGACCCCCCCCAGGACTCCCCATCAGACCCTCggggctcctccagctccatctCCACGGTGCTGCTGGGTCCTGGGGACCAAAGatccccccacaaccccccaTCGGATCCTCAGGGCCcccccagctctgtccccacAGTGCTGCTGGGTCCTGGGGACCGTGACCCCTTCCAGGACTCCCCCCATGCCACCAACCCCAGGGTGCTGGACCCGGGGAGCCCACCGGTGCCGCCCTCACCCACCGTCTGCGTCCCCCATCGCGCCGTGGAGCACGAGGGACGGGTGCCCGGCGAGCGGCACAGCCCTGGTCCAGAAgccaccagccctggggacaccgcGGTCCCCAAGGGGCGAGCACGGGTCCCACGGGTGCTCTCCGACGAGGCGCTCCGCCGGCGGCTGCGGGTGCTGGGGGAGGACCCCGCACCCATCACGGAATTCACCCGGCGCATCTACCTGCAGCGCCTGGAGAAGCTGAGCCGCAGCCCGGAGG GGCACAGCCCCGAGCTGGCGGCCGCACTGCAGACCGGCCACGTCCCCGACTGCGCCCAGGACGAGCGGGTGTTGGCGCAGCAATTCGACCGCCCCGACCGGAGCCGGCACTGGCGCGAGGGGCTGCTGAAAGCCAGCTTCAATTACCTCCTCCTCGACCCCAG GGTCACCCAGGACCTGCCGCTGCGCTGCCACCGCCTGAGCCCAGCGGAGTGCTTCAGGACCTTCGTCAAAGCCGTCTTCTACGTGGGCAAGGGGACGCGCGCCCGGCCCTATTGCCACCTCTCCGAGGCTCTGAGCCAGTACCGAGCAGGGACGAGGAAG AGCAGCGTGCCGGCCGAGGCGTACACCAGGGAAAGCTGCGTGGTGGAGGCTCTGG GGCTGCAGAGCATCACCAACCAGCGGAAGGGGAACTGCTACGGCGCGGCGGCGAGCTGGCCACCCGAGAGGCGCCGGCGCCTGGGCGTGCACATGCTGCACAGGGCCATGCGCATCTTCCTGGCCGAGGGCGAGCGGCAGCTCCGGCCAGCGGACATCCAGGGTGGGCGCTGA
- the MRPL34 gene encoding large ribosomal subunit protein bL34m, whose translation MAAGLGLLWPRAAGGSFLLLRHVAASPFQLRAASVLSRSRELPLGLAGPVSSWSLQQVRLKARGNEYQPNNRKRKRTHGWIKRISTPGGIEVILRRMLKGRKSLSH comes from the exons ATGGCGGCGGGCCTGGGCCTGCTGTGGCCGCGGGCCGCCGGCGGCAG TTTTCTCCTCCTGCGGCACGTCGCGGCCTCTCCCTTCCAGCTCCGGGCGGCGTCCGTCCTGTCAAGGTCCCGGGAGCTGCCCCTCGGCCTCGCCGGCCCGGTGTCCTCGTGGAGCCTGCAGCAGGTTCGCCTCAAGGCGCGGGGCAACGAGTACCAGCCCAACAACCGCAAGCGCAAACGGACCCACGGCTGGATCAAGCGCATCAGCACACCGGGAGGCATCGAGGTTATCCTCCGGCGCATGCTCAAGGGCAGGAAGTCCCTGAGCCACTGA
- the ABHD8 gene encoding protein ABHD8 codes for MLNSITDGLLCCLMGKTTNAVGPLDSVEAGNGYSFMEVKPGRILRVRHSTPSRPAAEQPEEPQAGGAERGTVHCKRKITLYRNGQLVIENLGDAVRSEILHCHNGSAEPNSTVELELSELANQAPAGTPGAGTPGAGTPGTGARDAAPAKRRKRKPKKVINIDCKKQITSCKGTHSDVVLFFIHGVGGSLDIWKEQLDFFTKLGYEVVAPDLAGHGCSSAPQIAAAYTFYALAEDMRAVFKRYAKKRNILIGHSYGVSFCTFLAHEYPDLVHKVIMINGGGPTALEPSLCSIFNMPTCVLHCLSPCLAWSFLKAGFARQGAKEKQLLKEGNAFNVSSFVLRAMMSGQYWPEGDEVYHAELAVPVLLVHGMHDKFVPVEEDQRMAEILLIAFLKVIDEGSHMVMMECPETVNTLLHEFVLWEPETPTGDGQGEKK; via the exons ATGCTGAACAGCATCACCGATgggctcctctgctgcctgaTGGGCAAAACGACCAACGCCGTGGGGCCGCTGGACAGCGTTGAGGCCGGCAACGGCTACAGCTTCATGGAGGTGAAGCCGGGGAGGATCCTGAGGGTCCGGCACAGCACGCCGAGCCGCCCGGCCGCCGAGCAGCCCGAGGAGCCGCAGGCggggggcgcggagcggggcaCGGTGCACTGCAAGCGCAAAATCACCCTGTACCGCAACGGGCAGCTGGTGATCGAGAACCTGGGGGACGCCGTGCGCTCCGAGATCCTGCACTGCCACAACGGCTCGGCGGAGCCCAACAGCACCGTGGAGCTGGAGCTCTCCGAGCTGGCAAACCAAGCCCCCGCCGGCACGCCGGGAGCTGGCACGCCGGGAGCCGGCACGCCGGGAACCGGCGCCCGCGACGCGGCCCCCGCCAAGCGTCGGAAGCGCAAGCCTAAGAAAGTCATCAACATCGACTGCAAGAAGCAGATCACGAGCTGCAAAGGCACGCACAGCGACGTCGTCCTCTTCTTCATCCACGGCGTGGGCGGCTCGCTGGACATCTGGAAGGAGCAGCTGGACTTCTTCACCAAGCTGGGCTACGAGGTGGTGGCTCCCGACCTGGCCGGCCACGGCTGCAGCTCGGCTCCCCAAATCGCCGCCGCCTACACCTTCTACGCGCTGGCCGAGGACATGAGGGCCGTCTTCAAGCGCTACGCCAAGAAGAGGAACATCCTCATAGGGCACTCCTACGG GGTCTCCTTCTGCACCTTCCTTGCCCACGAGTACCCAGACCTGGTCCATAAAGTGATCATGATCAACGGAGGGGGCCCGACGGCGCTGGagcccagcctctgctccaTCTTCAACATGCCCACCTGCGTGCTGCACTGCCTGTCCCCGTGCCTGGCCTGGAGCTTCCTCAA GGCTGGCTTCGCTCGCCAGGGtgccaaagagaagcagctgctgaaggaagGCAACGCCTTCAACGTGTCCTCCTTCGTGCTGCGCGCCATGATGAGCGGGCAGTACTGGCCCGAGGGCGACGAGGTTTACCACGCGGAGCTGGCCGTGCCCGTGCTGCTGGTGCACGGCATGCACGACAAGTTCGTGCCGGTGGAGGAGGACCAGCGCATGGCCGAG ATCCTGCTGATCGCCTTCCTGAAGGTGATCGACGAGGGCAGCCACATGGTGATGATGGAGTGCCCCGAGACGGTCAACACCCTGCTCCACGAGTTCGTCCTGTGGGAGCCCGAGACGCCAACCGGGGACgggcaaggagagaaaaaataa